A region of Planktomarina temperata RCA23 DNA encodes the following proteins:
- a CDS encoding response regulator transcription factor, translating into MRHVLLIEDEPNIIEALSFIFLRDGWKVDAHSDGANAVATAVQTAPNAIILDVMLPNRSGFEILEELRSLPDYKDIPILMLTARGQTKDRDIAIARGASQYMTKPFSNAEVLKTMNALVGHAP; encoded by the coding sequence ATGCGGCATGTTTTGCTGATCGAAGATGAACCGAATATCATTGAAGCCCTCAGTTTCATATTTTTGCGCGACGGTTGGAAAGTTGATGCGCATTCCGACGGGGCCAATGCTGTGGCCACAGCCGTGCAAACGGCCCCCAATGCTATTATCTTAGACGTCATGCTGCCCAATCGCTCCGGTTTTGAAATTCTCGAAGAGTTGCGCAGCCTGCCCGACTACAAAGACATTCCAATCTTGATGCTCACCGCAAGAGGCCAAACAAAAGATCGCGACATCGCCATAGCCCGCGGTGCATCCCAATATATGACAAAGCCTTTTTCCAATGCAGAGGTGTTGAAAACCATGAATGCGTTGGTCGGACACGCACCGTGA
- a CDS encoding branched-chain amino acid ABC transporter permease, translated as MLGLEKKDFTLLLIVTVMVIFAPFVLNPFPEGTAMAQMFNAGYPDLMQRFAIFGILVIGFNILFGLTGYLSFGHAAFLGAGSYAAVWMFKLLGYDIIPAILMSIAVSGLFSLAVGYVSLRRSGIYFSILTLALAQMMFNMAYSVLGNPSSSYNLTNGETGLQVYNSDPQVLLSATDPNFPHLFGLSMRSETHLLIGNWDFTLNAGYYLSGLFLLLAFYISIRIFRSPFGLMLRAVKSNQQRLNYTGLNTRPYTLMAFVISGMYAGLAGGLLACMDPLAGAERMHWTASGEIVIMSILGGIGTLIGPILGAGFNEYFKNILSKINDSVLHEWLSFLPDGFEDIMVTLIHPFVGKGWHLTLGLLFMMVIIFLPGGLVEGGQRIGKLFRRKKADTPSDETPAE; from the coding sequence ATGCTTGGTTTAGAAAAAAAAGACTTCACCCTATTGCTGATCGTAACAGTGATGGTGATTTTCGCGCCCTTCGTGCTCAATCCCTTCCCCGAGGGCACAGCCATGGCGCAAATGTTCAACGCAGGATATCCCGACCTGATGCAGCGCTTCGCTATTTTCGGCATCTTGGTCATTGGGTTTAACATCCTTTTTGGCCTGACGGGCTACCTCTCTTTCGGTCATGCGGCCTTTCTGGGCGCAGGATCCTATGCCGCGGTCTGGATGTTTAAATTGCTCGGCTATGACATCATCCCGGCCATTTTGATGTCCATCGCAGTCAGCGGGCTTTTCTCACTGGCCGTGGGATACGTCAGCCTGCGGCGCTCTGGGATCTATTTTTCGATCCTCACGCTCGCGCTGGCGCAGATGATGTTCAATATGGCCTATTCGGTCTTGGGCAACCCATCTTCGAGCTACAACCTCACCAATGGGGAAACAGGTTTGCAGGTTTATAACTCTGACCCGCAGGTTCTCTTGAGCGCCACGGATCCGAATTTCCCACATCTGTTCGGCCTGTCCATGCGGTCAGAAACCCACCTGTTGATCGGGAATTGGGATTTCACGCTGAATGCTGGCTATTACCTGTCTGGATTGTTCTTACTGCTGGCCTTTTATATTTCCATTCGCATCTTTCGCTCTCCTTTCGGGCTGATGCTGCGGGCCGTCAAATCGAACCAACAGCGGCTCAACTACACAGGTCTGAACACACGGCCCTATACATTGATGGCCTTTGTCATCTCCGGCATGTACGCCGGGCTTGCTGGCGGATTGCTGGCATGTATGGACCCATTGGCTGGCGCGGAGCGTATGCACTGGACCGCCTCGGGAGAGATCGTCATCATGTCAATCCTGGGTGGCATCGGCACCTTGATCGGTCCCATCTTGGGCGCCGGGTTCAACGAATATTTCAAAAATATCCTGTCCAAAATCAACGACAGCGTTCTGCATGAGTGGCTGTCCTTCCTGCCTGATGGCTTTGAAGACATTATGGTTACGCTGATCCACCCTTTCGTAGGCAAGGGCTGGCATCTGACTTTGGGCTTGTTGTTCATGATGGTGATCATCTTCCTTCCAGGCGGATTGGTCGAAGGTGGGCAGCGCATTGGCAAGCTGTTTCGTCGCAAGAAGGCCGATACGCCTTCCGATGAAACGCCGGCAGAATAG
- a CDS encoding substrate-binding protein, whose product MSKSILTRRNVLQTGAAAGAGLALPTILTAGSHSGYTNAPTGSTVTLGFNVPQTGAYADEGADELRAYMLAVEHLNGEGDGGMLNTFSSKTLEGNGILGKKVEYVTGDTQTKSDAARASAKSMIEKDGAVMITGGSSSGVAIAVQGLCQEAGVIFMAGLTHSNDTTGKDKKANGFRHFFNGYMSAAALAPVLQARYGSDRNAYHLTADYTWGWTQEESIAAATEAMGWNTVNKVRTPLKATDFSSYIAPVLNSGADVLVLNHYGGNMVNSLTNAVQFGLRDKVVNNKNFEIIVPLYSRLMAKGAGANVKGIFGSTNWHWSLQDEGSKAFVKSFGTKYGFPPSQAAHTVYCQTLLYADACNRAGTFNPCGVGEALEGFEFDGLGNGKTLYRADDHQCFKDVLVVKGKENPTSEFDLLEIVEVTPMEQVKYAPDHPMFAGGDLGACNPGA is encoded by the coding sequence ATGTCTAAATCAATTCTGACCCGTCGTAACGTGTTGCAAACCGGAGCCGCTGCTGGCGCTGGATTGGCACTGCCGACAATTTTGACCGCAGGAAGCCACAGCGGTTACACCAATGCGCCAACTGGCAGCACAGTCACCTTGGGCTTCAACGTTCCCCAGACCGGCGCCTATGCTGACGAAGGTGCCGACGAGCTGCGCGCTTACATGCTGGCTGTTGAGCACCTCAATGGTGAAGGCGACGGCGGCATGCTCAACACCTTCTCTTCCAAAACTCTGGAAGGTAACGGCATCCTGGGCAAGAAAGTTGAATATGTAACAGGTGACACGCAAACCAAATCCGACGCGGCGCGTGCCTCTGCCAAATCCATGATCGAAAAAGACGGCGCCGTGATGATCACAGGCGGTTCGTCTTCTGGTGTTGCGATTGCCGTACAGGGTCTGTGCCAAGAAGCTGGCGTGATCTTCATGGCGGGTCTCACCCACTCCAATGACACGACAGGTAAAGACAAAAAAGCAAATGGCTTCCGTCACTTCTTCAACGGTTACATGTCTGCGGCAGCTTTGGCACCTGTGCTTCAAGCGCGTTACGGCAGCGACCGGAACGCCTATCACCTGACCGCTGACTATACTTGGGGTTGGACACAAGAAGAATCCATCGCTGCAGCCACTGAGGCTATGGGCTGGAACACTGTCAACAAAGTGCGCACACCGCTCAAAGCGACAGACTTCTCCTCTTACATTGCCCCAGTGCTGAATTCTGGTGCGGATGTTTTGGTTCTGAACCACTACGGCGGGAACATGGTGAACTCTTTGACGAACGCTGTTCAGTTTGGCCTGCGTGACAAAGTTGTGAACAACAAGAACTTTGAAATCATCGTTCCGCTGTACTCTCGCTTGATGGCGAAGGGTGCGGGCGCCAACGTGAAGGGCATCTTTGGCTCGACAAACTGGCACTGGTCCTTGCAGGATGAAGGCTCCAAAGCCTTTGTTAAATCCTTCGGCACAAAATACGGCTTCCCTCCTTCACAGGCGGCACACACCGTATATTGTCAAACTCTGCTCTATGCAGATGCGTGTAACCGCGCTGGCACATTCAATCCATGTGGTGTTGGCGAGGCCTTGGAAGGCTTTGAGTTCGACGGTCTGGGCAATGGGAAAACATTGTACCGCGCCGACGATCATCAGTGCTTCAAAGACGTGCTGGTTGTGAAGGGTAAAGAGAACCCAACATCCGAGTTTGACCTTCTGGAAATCGTTGAAGTGACACCAATGGAGCAAGTAAAATACGCTCCAGATCACCCAATGTTTGCCGGTGGCGACTTGGGCGCATGTAACCCAGGTGCTTAA
- a CDS encoding branched-chain amino acid ABC transporter permease encodes MDAIILQILNGLDKGSAYALIALGLTLIFGTLGVVNFAHGALFVIGAFCAVTLNRIFSISFETIDPTKVDFLGNPATIKTTYLEHWFGAGPAAWMTDWSVPLAILLAIPVMLLVGVIMERGLIKHFYKRPHADQILVTFGLAIVLQEIIKFFYGANPIQTAPPDVFIGTMDLGVWLGFEANAIAYPYWRMVYFLFSTVIIGGVFAFLQFTTFGMVVRAGMADRETVGLLGIDIDKRFTITFAIAATVAGLAGVMYTPITPPTYDIGVELLVLSFVVVVVGGMGSLPGAVLAGFLLGIVESFASMNEVKNILPGIDQIIVYLMAIIVILVRPRGLMGRKGVMED; translated from the coding sequence ATGGACGCCATCATTCTTCAAATCCTGAACGGCTTAGATAAAGGTTCAGCCTATGCGCTTATCGCACTTGGCCTGACTTTGATCTTCGGCACGCTCGGTGTTGTGAACTTCGCGCACGGTGCGCTATTTGTAATCGGGGCGTTCTGCGCCGTTACATTGAACCGAATTTTTTCGATCAGCTTTGAGACCATCGATCCGACAAAAGTGGATTTTCTGGGCAATCCGGCCACGATCAAAACCACGTATTTGGAACATTGGTTCGGCGCAGGTCCGGCCGCTTGGATGACCGATTGGTCAGTGCCTTTGGCAATCTTACTGGCCATTCCCGTCATGCTTTTGGTCGGCGTGATTATGGAACGTGGCTTGATTAAGCATTTCTACAAACGGCCTCATGCGGATCAAATCCTGGTGACATTCGGCTTGGCCATTGTGTTGCAGGAAATTATCAAGTTTTTCTACGGCGCAAACCCCATCCAAACCGCCCCGCCTGATGTTTTTATCGGGACAATGGATCTCGGAGTCTGGCTGGGATTTGAGGCCAATGCTATTGCCTATCCCTATTGGCGAATGGTCTATTTCCTCTTCTCGACCGTGATCATCGGCGGCGTGTTTGCCTTCTTGCAATTCACCACCTTTGGGATGGTTGTGCGCGCTGGTATGGCCGATCGCGAAACCGTCGGCCTGCTGGGCATTGATATCGACAAACGTTTTACCATCACCTTCGCCATAGCCGCCACGGTGGCTGGACTTGCGGGCGTGATGTACACGCCGATCACCCCTCCGACCTATGATATCGGTGTGGAACTGTTGGTCCTGTCCTTTGTGGTTGTGGTTGTGGGCGGCATGGGTTCGCTGCCAGGCGCGGTTCTGGCCGGCTTCTTGCTGGGAATTGTAGAGAGCTTTGCCTCGATGAACGAAGTGAAAAACATCCTTCCGGGCATCGACCAAATCATTGTCTACTTAATGGCGATCATTGTTATCCTAGTACGTCCGCGCGGCCTTATGGGGCGCAAAGGCGTGATGGAGGATTGA
- a CDS encoding ATP-binding cassette domain-containing protein, translating to MTLSDTPAYFSVRDIHAYYGESYIVQGVSFEINEGEILALLGRNGAGKTSTLRAIARTGDPQVTRGEIWLDGDPLHAMASFEASRAGLGLVPEDRRIIQGLTVEENLKLAQIAPPVGWSLDQIYELFPRLEERRKQEGVTLSGGEQQMLAIARALARQVKILLLDEPYEGLAPVIVQEIAKTLSHIREQGITTVIVEQNAVAALKLADRAVILDTGTVVYDGSAQAVLDDEKLRAEYLAI from the coding sequence ATGACACTTTCAGACACACCCGCCTACTTCTCGGTCCGTGACATTCATGCCTATTATGGCGAAAGCTATATCGTGCAAGGCGTGAGCTTTGAGATCAATGAGGGCGAAATTCTCGCTCTGCTGGGCCGAAACGGCGCTGGCAAAACCTCGACATTGCGGGCGATTGCGCGCACGGGCGATCCACAGGTGACACGGGGCGAAATCTGGCTTGATGGGGATCCACTGCACGCAATGGCCAGTTTCGAAGCCTCGCGCGCGGGGCTTGGTCTCGTGCCAGAAGATCGTCGTATCATCCAAGGCCTGACAGTTGAGGAAAACCTCAAACTGGCCCAAATCGCCCCTCCCGTTGGTTGGTCTTTAGATCAGATTTACGAGCTCTTCCCAAGGCTTGAAGAGCGCCGCAAACAAGAGGGCGTCACCCTGTCGGGCGGCGAGCAACAAATGTTGGCCATCGCACGCGCCTTGGCCCGTCAGGTCAAGATCCTGCTGCTAGATGAACCCTATGAGGGGCTGGCCCCGGTGATTGTGCAAGAGATTGCCAAAACATTGAGCCACATCCGCGAGCAGGGTATCACCACGGTGATTGTGGAGCAAAATGCCGTGGCAGCCTTGAAGCTGGCAGATCGTGCCGTCATTCTAGACACCGGAACAGTTGTCTATGACGGCTCTGCGCAGGCTGTTTTGGACGATGAAAAATTGCGCGCTGAATATTTGGCCATCTAA
- a CDS encoding ABC transporter ATP-binding protein — MGILEVKGVNKRFGGLQALGDVNLSVQEQTVHAIIGPNGAGKSTLLNCLVGKLIPDTGSVMFDGQSVLGRTPYEINQMGISRVFQTPEIFGDLTVMENMMIPCFAKRDGSFSMTAIAAVRNQKDIIEHAMHALEDMNMADKRHMHSASLSRGDKRRLEIGMCLAQEPRLLLLDEPTAGMARADTNNTIDLLKQIRDTRDITIAIIEHDMHVVFSLAERITVLAQGTPLVEETPENIKGHPKVREAYLGEAQV, encoded by the coding sequence ATGGGTATCCTTGAAGTCAAAGGCGTCAACAAACGCTTCGGAGGCCTTCAGGCCTTGGGGGATGTAAACCTCAGCGTGCAGGAACAAACAGTTCATGCCATTATCGGTCCAAATGGCGCCGGCAAATCCACCTTGCTCAATTGTTTGGTAGGCAAGCTGATCCCAGATACGGGATCAGTGATGTTTGATGGGCAATCCGTGCTCGGCCGCACGCCCTATGAAATTAACCAAATGGGCATTTCACGGGTGTTTCAAACCCCTGAAATCTTCGGCGATCTGACCGTTATGGAAAATATGATGATCCCCTGCTTTGCCAAACGCGATGGGTCATTCTCCATGACGGCCATCGCCGCGGTGCGCAACCAAAAGGACATTATTGAGCACGCGATGCATGCGCTGGAAGACATGAATATGGCCGACAAACGCCATATGCATTCAGCCAGCCTGTCGCGCGGCGACAAGCGTCGGCTTGAGATCGGAATGTGTCTTGCGCAAGAACCACGACTGTTGTTGCTAGATGAGCCAACCGCAGGCATGGCCCGCGCCGATACAAACAACACCATCGATCTTCTCAAGCAGATCCGCGACACGCGCGACATCACCATTGCCATCATCGAGCATGATATGCATGTGGTCTTCTCGCTGGCGGAACGCATCACCGTTTTGGCGCAGGGCACACCTTTGGTTGAAGAAACGCCAGAAAATATCAAAGGCCACCCGAAAGTGCGCGAAGCGTACCTCGGCGAAGCCCAAGTATAG
- the acs gene encoding acetate--CoA ligase has protein sequence MADTIYPPAAAFAASAHADKATYEAMYAASIADPDAFWDAQGKRLDWMTPYTKVKDTTFEHSGVSIKWYDDGVLNVSANCIDRHLATRGTQTAIIWEGDNPEDSAHITYAQLHTEVCKLANVYKSLGVRKGDRVVLYMPMIPEAAYAMLACNRIGAVHSIVFGGFSPEALAARITACDAKLIVTADQAPRGGKATPLKANVDKALEISGDVPTLVVERTGADLPNKAGRDHSYTAAMAQASADCAPEPMNAEDPLFILYTSGSTGAPKGVVHTTGGYLVYASMTHQYTFDYKDGDVFWCTADVGWVTGHSYIVYGPLANGATTLMFEGVPTYPDAGRFWAVCEKHKVNQFYTAPTAIRALMGQGEAFVEKYDLSSIKVLGTVGEPINPEAWNWYNDVVGKGKAPIVDTWWQTETGGHLMTPLPGAISTKPGSCTLPFFGVQPVILEPTTGQEILETEAEGVLCIKDSWPGQMRTVWGDHDRFVSAYFSDYKGYYFTGDGCRRDADGYYWITGRVDDVINVSGHRMGTAEVESALVAHPKVAEAAVVGYPHDIKGQGIYCYVTLMSGEAPSDELRVELRNWVRKEIGPIASPDLIQWAPGLPKTRSGKIMRRILRKVAEDDFGALGDTSTLADPSVVDDLIENRMNRS, from the coding sequence ATGGCTGATACTATTTACCCCCCCGCAGCTGCATTTGCGGCATCTGCCCATGCGGACAAAGCAACCTATGAGGCCATGTATGCCGCCTCAATCGCAGATCCAGACGCCTTCTGGGACGCGCAGGGCAAACGCCTTGATTGGATGACCCCTTACACAAAGGTGAAAGACACCACCTTCGAGCATTCGGGCGTCTCGATTAAATGGTATGACGATGGCGTGTTAAATGTCAGCGCCAATTGCATTGACCGCCACCTGGCCACACGCGGCACGCAAACCGCCATCATATGGGAAGGCGACAACCCGGAGGACAGCGCGCATATCACCTATGCGCAGCTGCACACAGAGGTTTGCAAACTAGCCAATGTCTATAAATCACTGGGGGTGCGCAAGGGCGACCGCGTCGTGCTCTATATGCCCATGATACCAGAAGCCGCCTACGCGATGTTGGCCTGTAACCGGATCGGCGCCGTGCATTCCATCGTCTTCGGCGGCTTCTCCCCGGAAGCCTTGGCAGCCCGGATCACCGCTTGCGACGCCAAATTGATCGTCACCGCAGATCAAGCACCGCGCGGCGGTAAGGCGACACCGCTCAAAGCCAATGTCGACAAAGCGCTGGAAATTTCCGGTGATGTCCCGACCTTGGTGGTTGAGCGCACCGGCGCGGATCTTCCAAACAAAGCTGGCCGTGATCACAGCTATACGGCCGCCATGGCGCAGGCCTCGGCGGACTGTGCGCCAGAGCCGATGAATGCTGAGGATCCGCTGTTTATTCTCTACACTTCCGGCTCAACCGGCGCGCCGAAAGGCGTGGTACATACGACGGGCGGCTATCTGGTTTATGCCTCCATGACCCATCAATACACCTTCGATTATAAAGACGGGGATGTCTTTTGGTGCACCGCAGATGTGGGCTGGGTCACCGGCCACAGCTATATCGTCTATGGCCCCTTGGCCAACGGCGCGACAACCTTGATGTTCGAAGGTGTGCCCACCTATCCAGACGCAGGAAGGTTTTGGGCGGTTTGCGAGAAACACAAGGTCAATCAATTCTACACTGCCCCAACGGCCATTCGTGCGCTGATGGGTCAGGGGGAGGCATTTGTTGAGAAATATGACCTCTCTTCCATCAAAGTGCTCGGCACAGTGGGCGAGCCAATCAACCCAGAGGCTTGGAACTGGTACAACGATGTGGTTGGCAAAGGCAAAGCGCCAATCGTCGACACATGGTGGCAAACCGAAACAGGCGGGCATTTGATGACCCCACTGCCCGGCGCCATCTCCACCAAGCCCGGCTCGTGCACCCTGCCATTTTTTGGCGTGCAGCCAGTCATATTGGAGCCCACAACTGGCCAAGAAATTCTGGAGACCGAAGCTGAGGGCGTTTTGTGCATCAAGGACAGCTGGCCTGGTCAAATGCGCACGGTCTGGGGCGATCATGATCGCTTCGTTTCCGCCTATTTCAGCGATTACAAAGGCTACTACTTTACAGGTGACGGCTGCCGCCGCGATGCGGATGGCTATTACTGGATCACAGGCCGCGTGGATGATGTCATCAACGTCTCTGGCCATAGAATGGGCACCGCAGAAGTGGAAAGCGCTTTGGTCGCTCATCCAAAGGTCGCAGAGGCCGCGGTGGTTGGCTATCCTCATGATATCAAAGGTCAGGGGATCTACTGCTATGTCACCTTGATGAGCGGCGAAGCGCCCTCCGACGAGCTGCGCGTCGAGCTGCGCAATTGGGTGCGCAAAGAAATTGGCCCCATTGCCTCACCAGATCTGATCCAATGGGCCCCAGGCCTGCCGAAAACGCGCTCAGGCAAGATTATGCGCCGCATTCTGCGCAAAGTGGCCGAGGATGATTTCGGCGCCCTGGGCGATACTTCCACTCTGGCGGATCCCTCTGTCGTAGATGATTTGATCGAAAATCGGATGAATCGCAGCTAA
- the accB gene encoding acetyl-CoA carboxylase biotin carboxyl carrier protein — protein MTKKPNENDVVFIQALAELLSAQDLTEIEVNRLYGEDNSLNVRISKTQNVVHMAAAPAAPLAAAAPAAAPAEAPAAIEDPAAHPGAVTSPMVGTVYLQAEPGSPPFITVGAKVSEGDTILIIEAMKTMNQIPAPKAGTVTRILVEDSAAVEFGSPLVIIE, from the coding sequence ATGACTAAGAAACCGAATGAGAATGATGTTGTGTTTATTCAAGCCTTGGCAGAATTGCTGTCGGCGCAGGATTTGACGGAAATCGAAGTCAATCGTCTTTATGGCGAAGACAACAGTCTCAATGTCCGTATTTCCAAGACGCAAAACGTCGTGCATATGGCTGCCGCGCCCGCAGCTCCCCTTGCCGCAGCAGCGCCTGCCGCCGCCCCTGCCGAAGCGCCAGCCGCGATCGAAGATCCCGCCGCCCATCCGGGCGCGGTGACATCGCCCATGGTTGGCACCGTCTACCTTCAGGCCGAGCCGGGCAGCCCACCTTTCATCACCGTCGGCGCCAAAGTGTCAGAAGGTGACACGATTTTGATCATCGAAGCGATGAAAACTATGAATCAAATCCCCGCACCCAAGGCCGGAACCGTGACGCGTATTTTGGTCGAAGACAGCGCCGCTGTTGAATTTGGGTCTCCTTTGGTAATTATCGAATAA
- a CDS encoding helix-turn-helix domain-containing protein, giving the protein MERSAFAGSRIRERRVALGLRQAEVALRAGISGSYLNLIEHNRRRIGGKVLLNIAAALETEPGALAQGAEKSLLTSLRDAAIARPDVEVDLSQTEDFADRFTDWARLISAQQSQITALQQTVSSLSDRLAHDPFLSEALHEVLSTVSAIRSTASILAEPGEMDQNWQRRFQTNVFQDSIRLATASQSLADYLDGDSDRVLDTLSPLDELDSLLAKNGYHFAELEDMRQWSAPVAEGLLAEASAAVKTLGLAYFRQYWRDAQNFRLPKLLQLVAEFGLDPVRIARETELSLPLIFRRLASLPPDPNRPPVGLMICDGSGGLLFKQPCDDFQAPRVGSACALWPLYGALTQIGVAARHQILHSGRPGTLGEENLFDTFSIAERVTSASFEGVPVLRSTMLILRAETPTYNQPLPIGSTCRLCNIDACPARREPSIFSDGF; this is encoded by the coding sequence ATGGAGCGCAGCGCTTTTGCCGGCAGTCGAATACGCGAAAGACGTGTAGCGCTTGGGCTCCGTCAGGCCGAGGTCGCCCTGCGCGCGGGAATTTCTGGATCCTACCTCAACCTCATTGAGCACAATAGGCGCCGAATTGGCGGCAAAGTTCTTTTGAATATCGCTGCGGCCTTGGAAACAGAACCCGGCGCGCTGGCACAAGGGGCTGAAAAAAGCCTCCTGACCAGCCTGCGCGACGCGGCCATTGCGCGGCCAGATGTGGAGGTTGACCTCAGCCAGACAGAGGATTTTGCGGATCGCTTTACCGATTGGGCGCGCCTAATTTCGGCCCAGCAGAGCCAAATTACCGCGCTGCAACAAACAGTCAGTAGCCTATCGGACCGTCTCGCGCATGACCCATTTCTGTCTGAGGCGTTGCATGAGGTGCTCTCAACGGTGTCTGCCATTCGATCTACCGCGAGTATTTTGGCGGAGCCGGGGGAGATGGATCAAAATTGGCAGCGCAGATTCCAAACCAACGTGTTTCAGGACAGTATTCGCCTGGCCACCGCCAGCCAATCTCTTGCGGACTATCTGGATGGCGATTCGGATCGGGTGCTTGATACGCTGTCGCCACTGGATGAGCTCGATAGCCTATTGGCAAAAAATGGCTATCATTTTGCCGAGCTGGAAGACATGCGCCAATGGAGCGCCCCCGTTGCGGAGGGCCTGTTGGCAGAGGCTTCGGCGGCGGTAAAAACCTTGGGGTTAGCGTATTTTCGACAGTATTGGCGCGATGCGCAGAACTTCCGCCTGCCGAAATTGCTACAGCTGGTGGCAGAGTTTGGACTGGATCCCGTGCGAATCGCCAGAGAGACAGAGCTGTCATTGCCCCTTATCTTTCGGCGCTTGGCCAGCCTACCTCCTGATCCCAACCGCCCACCTGTTGGGTTGATGATTTGCGATGGCAGTGGCGGCTTGTTGTTCAAGCAGCCCTGCGATGATTTCCAAGCGCCACGGGTTGGGTCGGCCTGCGCGCTCTGGCCGCTTTATGGCGCGCTGACGCAGATTGGTGTTGCAGCGCGTCATCAGATTTTGCACAGCGGCCGGCCAGGAACTTTGGGCGAAGAAAATCTCTTTGACACCTTTTCTATTGCAGAGCGCGTGACCTCAGCCAGTTTTGAGGGCGTGCCGGTTCTGCGCTCTACCATGTTGATCTTGCGCGCGGAAACGCCGACGTACAACCAGCCTTTGCCAATTGGCAGCACGTGCCGCTTGTGCAATATCGACGCCTGCCCAGCGCGGCGTGAGCCGTCAATTTTTTCAGATGGGTTTTGA
- the accC gene encoding acetyl-CoA carboxylase biotin carboxylase subunit: MFKKILVANRGEIALRVIRAAREMGIGSVAVHSTADSDAMHVRMADESVCIGPASSTESYLSIPAIIAAAEITGADAIHPGYGFLSENATFVQALQDHDINFIGPTAEHIRVMGDKISAKDTMRALGVPCVPGSEGGVPDLDAALKIGEEFGYPVIIKATAGGGGRGMKVANSAEEMPTAFSSARSEGKAAFGNDEVYIEKYLTTPRHIEIQVFGDGKGRAVHLGERDCSLQRRHQKVFEEAPGPAISAEERARIGEVCANAVAKINYIGAGTIEFLYEKGEFYFIEMNTRLQVEHPVTEAIFGVDLVREQIRVAEGHDLSFTQDDLIINGHAIEVRINAETFPGFAPRPGKINAYHAPGGLGVRMDSALYDGYSIPPHYDSLIGKLIVHAPDRKAALARLERALGELIIDGIETTIPLFHALLQEPEVHSGDYNIHWLEHWLEQKFDDK; encoded by the coding sequence ATGTTCAAGAAAATCCTTGTCGCCAATCGGGGTGAAATTGCCCTTCGCGTGATCCGCGCCGCCCGTGAGATGGGAATTGGCAGTGTTGCTGTGCATTCCACCGCAGACAGCGATGCCATGCATGTGCGTATGGCCGATGAATCCGTTTGCATTGGCCCAGCCTCAAGCACGGAAAGCTATTTGAGCATTCCGGCCATCATCGCAGCCGCAGAAATCACCGGTGCAGATGCCATTCACCCGGGCTATGGCTTCCTGTCTGAAAACGCGACCTTCGTGCAGGCTCTGCAAGATCATGACATCAATTTTATTGGCCCAACCGCTGAGCATATCCGCGTTATGGGCGATAAAATCAGCGCGAAAGACACGATGCGCGCCCTTGGTGTGCCCTGCGTGCCAGGCTCTGAGGGCGGCGTTCCCGATTTGGATGCGGCCTTGAAAATCGGTGAAGAATTTGGCTATCCCGTCATCATCAAAGCGACCGCCGGCGGTGGTGGACGCGGGATGAAAGTGGCCAATTCCGCTGAGGAAATGCCGACGGCCTTTAGCTCCGCCCGCTCCGAGGGGAAGGCGGCCTTTGGCAATGACGAAGTCTATATCGAAAAATACCTCACCACGCCGCGCCACATCGAAATTCAAGTATTTGGCGATGGCAAAGGCCGCGCTGTGCATTTGGGCGAGCGAGATTGCTCTTTGCAACGCCGCCACCAAAAAGTGTTCGAAGAGGCGCCAGGCCCCGCAATCAGCGCAGAGGAGCGCGCACGCATCGGGGAAGTCTGTGCCAATGCGGTGGCGAAGATCAATTACATTGGCGCCGGCACGATCGAATTTCTGTATGAGAAGGGTGAGTTTTATTTCATCGAAATGAACACCCGCCTGCAGGTGGAACATCCGGTCACCGAGGCCATCTTTGGTGTCGATCTGGTGCGCGAACAAATTCGCGTTGCCGAAGGCCATGACCTGTCCTTCACTCAAGATGACCTCATAATCAACGGCCACGCGATTGAAGTGCGGATCAACGCAGAGACTTTTCCTGGTTTCGCTCCGCGCCCGGGTAAAATTAACGCCTATCATGCCCCTGGTGGGCTTGGGGTGCGCATGGATTCCGCGCTTTATGACGGCTATTCGATCCCGCCTCATTATGACAGTTTGATCGGCAAATTGATTGTCCACGCCCCCGACCGCAAGGCCGCTCTGGCGCGTTTGGAACGCGCTTTGGGAGAATTGATCATCGATGGGATTGAAACGACCATTCCGCTGTTTCACGCCCTGCTACAAGAACCGGAAGTGCACTCAGGCGACTACAATATCCATTGGCTTGAGCATTGGTTGGAGCAAAAGTTCGACGATAAATGA